From a region of the Salinispira pacifica genome:
- the rbfA gene encoding 30S ribosome-binding factor RbfA: MGNFRLQKVEHQITQIVSELILKGEIKDHRVNSMLSISAVEVSRDLAYARIHISAFLKDRELGEAVEGLNSAAGFIQRQLGKRMRTRNTPKLTFVRDDGISKGFEVTQKLKELNVQQQEPGEDDPSGSDSHT; the protein is encoded by the coding sequence ATGGGTAATTTTCGCTTACAAAAAGTAGAGCATCAGATCACACAAATCGTCAGTGAGCTGATATTAAAGGGTGAAATCAAGGATCACCGGGTAAACAGTATGCTCAGCATCAGTGCTGTGGAAGTTTCCCGGGATCTTGCCTATGCACGGATCCATATCAGTGCATTTTTGAAAGACCGTGAATTGGGCGAGGCTGTGGAGGGATTAAATTCCGCAGCCGGTTTTATCCAGCGCCAGTTGGGAAAACGGATGCGCACCCGGAACACTCCCAAGCTCACTTTTGTTCGGGACGATGGAATATCCAAAGGCTTTGAAGTAACTCAGAAACTGAAGGAATTGAATGTCCAGCAGCAAGAGCCCGGAGAGGACGATCCCTCCGGGTCTGATTCTCATACATAA
- the infB gene encoding translation initiation factor IF-2, which yields MAQDQEQEQKPKAELIKHRKENSAQKPAEKKASDQKKPKKKVVVKRKSSKTEASGSKEGKEAAEAKSAQVQKENVKKSADTGEAKKGSQKAGEGDAADTRKPEAKKSEAKKTDSKAPRSAGNLSKKPKGAESGDPKNAATKQGIVGGKYVGPRDKNRGKGDKPHRSFRSNKPSSGPGGPGGQGRPQSRDGGRGPNRGGPPPRGDNRGGPGRFNKKPGGGGFRGPGAAPAPMPPSGEQKQSSKKFYKSKKNDNYKRKEKHKEKEIHFNRKKPVQRTNPVPKSVDIMEVITVSELARKMNLKASDLIGKLMGMGMMVTINQQIDAETATILAAEYNCEVNIVSLYDETIIETEDDKDEDLRNRPPIVTVMGHVDHGKTKLLDAIRSTDVVADESGGITQHIGAYQVETKGGKITFLDTPGHEAFTLMRARGAQVTDIVILVVAANDGVMPQTIEAIRHAQDAKVPIVVAVNKVDLPEANIDRVKQQLADYKLLAEDWGGDTMFYEISALKREGINELLEGVLLQSEVLELNANHETRAEGKIIESKIDQGRGTVATVLIERGKMKVGDNFVAGVYPGRIRAMFNDRGQQVEEATPSMPVEIIGLSGIPDAGDPFQMTASERQARQVGDKRQELKKMEAAKNVKKITLDNLYDSIQQGSIQDLKIIIKGDVQGSVEAIQGALEKLSTPEIRLSVIHAGAGAINDSDINLASASNAIIVGFHVRPTSRAQILADQEKVEIRKYSIIYDVVEDIRSAMEGMLEPELKEEHMGTIEVRDTFKVPKVGVIAGAYVTNGLVRRNSIARLYREGVEIFSGKLSSLKRFKDDAKEVAQGYECGVGLENHNDIKVGDIIEVFQVKEIARKLGKTLVELEKEQAKEKKASSDDGEKE from the coding sequence ATGGCTCAGGACCAAGAACAAGAACAAAAACCAAAGGCAGAACTCATAAAACACCGAAAGGAAAACTCTGCGCAAAAACCGGCTGAGAAAAAGGCTTCAGATCAGAAGAAGCCCAAAAAGAAAGTGGTTGTAAAGCGTAAATCCAGCAAAACCGAGGCTTCCGGTTCAAAGGAAGGCAAGGAAGCTGCGGAAGCGAAGAGCGCACAGGTCCAGAAAGAAAACGTTAAGAAAAGCGCAGATACCGGGGAAGCAAAAAAAGGCTCACAAAAGGCCGGTGAAGGGGATGCAGCTGATACCCGCAAACCCGAGGCGAAGAAGAGCGAAGCGAAGAAAACCGATTCCAAGGCTCCCCGGTCAGCAGGCAATTTATCCAAAAAACCCAAGGGCGCAGAGTCCGGTGATCCCAAGAATGCCGCAACCAAACAGGGCATTGTCGGCGGTAAGTACGTCGGTCCCAGAGACAAGAACCGCGGCAAGGGCGACAAGCCTCACCGTTCTTTCCGCAGCAATAAACCCAGCAGCGGACCCGGTGGACCGGGCGGACAGGGAAGACCTCAGAGCCGTGACGGGGGAAGAGGTCCCAACCGCGGAGGACCGCCTCCCAGAGGTGATAACCGGGGCGGCCCAGGCAGGTTTAATAAAAAACCGGGCGGCGGCGGTTTCCGGGGACCCGGTGCGGCTCCTGCTCCCATGCCTCCCAGCGGAGAACAGAAGCAGAGCAGCAAAAAGTTCTATAAATCGAAAAAGAACGATAATTACAAACGAAAAGAGAAACATAAAGAGAAAGAGATTCACTTTAACCGGAAAAAGCCGGTACAGCGTACCAACCCCGTTCCCAAATCCGTAGATATCATGGAAGTGATTACGGTGAGTGAACTGGCCCGGAAAATGAACCTGAAGGCCAGTGATCTTATCGGTAAATTGATGGGTATGGGCATGATGGTAACCATCAATCAGCAGATTGATGCTGAAACCGCCACCATTCTTGCGGCGGAGTACAACTGTGAAGTGAATATCGTTTCCCTGTACGATGAAACTATCATCGAAACCGAAGACGACAAGGATGAGGACCTTAGAAACAGACCTCCCATCGTAACGGTTATGGGACATGTTGACCATGGTAAAACCAAGCTTCTGGATGCAATCCGCTCCACCGACGTTGTGGCCGATGAATCCGGAGGAATTACCCAGCATATCGGGGCGTATCAGGTCGAAACCAAGGGCGGAAAAATCACATTCCTGGATACACCGGGTCATGAAGCGTTTACCCTCATGCGTGCCAGGGGTGCCCAGGTAACCGATATCGTCATTCTGGTGGTTGCAGCCAATGACGGCGTGATGCCCCAGACTATCGAAGCCATACGGCATGCCCAGGACGCTAAGGTGCCCATTGTGGTTGCCGTGAACAAGGTTGATCTGCCCGAAGCAAATATTGACCGTGTGAAGCAGCAGCTTGCGGACTATAAACTCCTTGCGGAGGACTGGGGCGGCGATACCATGTTTTATGAAATCTCTGCGCTGAAACGTGAAGGAATCAATGAGCTTCTGGAAGGGGTTCTGCTCCAGTCTGAAGTTCTGGAGCTGAATGCCAACCACGAAACCCGGGCCGAAGGCAAGATCATTGAATCAAAAATTGATCAGGGTCGGGGTACCGTTGCTACTGTTCTCATCGAACGGGGTAAAATGAAAGTCGGCGATAACTTTGTTGCCGGCGTATATCCCGGACGTATCCGGGCCATGTTCAATGACCGGGGACAGCAGGTCGAAGAAGCAACCCCCTCAATGCCCGTGGAAATCATCGGACTTTCGGGTATTCCCGATGCCGGCGATCCATTCCAGATGACTGCCAGCGAACGTCAGGCCCGACAAGTCGGCGATAAGCGGCAGGAACTGAAGAAAATGGAAGCCGCCAAAAATGTGAAGAAGATTACACTGGACAATCTCTATGACAGCATACAGCAGGGTTCAATCCAGGATCTTAAGATCATTATCAAAGGGGATGTACAGGGCTCTGTGGAAGCCATACAGGGCGCTCTTGAGAAGCTTTCCACCCCTGAAATCCGGCTTTCAGTAATTCATGCAGGCGCCGGTGCCATAAACGACAGTGATATCAATCTGGCATCAGCTTCCAATGCGATAATCGTAGGATTTCATGTGCGGCCCACATCCCGGGCGCAGATTCTGGCAGATCAGGAGAAGGTTGAAATCCGGAAATACAGCATTATCTACGATGTTGTGGAAGATATCCGCTCCGCCATGGAAGGAATGCTTGAGCCTGAGCTGAAAGAAGAACATATGGGTACCATCGAAGTACGGGATACCTTCAAAGTTCCCAAGGTGGGCGTTATCGCAGGTGCGTATGTCACCAACGGTCTGGTTCGAAGAAACAGCATTGCCCGTCTGTACCGCGAAGGTGTAGAAATATTCAGCGGCAAACTCAGTTCTCTCAAGCGGTTTAAGGACGATGCCAAGGAAGTAGCCCAGGGATACGAATGCGGTGTGGGACTTGAAAATCATAACGATATCAAGGTCGGCGACATTATTGAGGTATTCCAGGTGAAGGAAATTGCCCGTAAGCTTGGAAAAACCCTGGTGGAACTGGAAAAAGAACAGGCAAAAGAAAAGAAAGCATCCTCCGATGACGGAGAGAAGGAATAA
- the nusA gene encoding transcription termination factor NusA produces the protein MASGLADAIRALVSEKGISEDLVVRTIEEFLLAAYKKTYGTTDNAVVKFDEENGEVAIYAQKEIVEDVYNPVNEIELDEAKKLNTEAEVGDELLIEIDPKEFDRVAVQSAKQKARQTLREIQKDTLYSEFKGKEGEMIIGYYQRERNGTIFVDLGKTEGLLPRRYQSPREAYRPNDRIKAMIYEVNKTASGLQIILTRTHSEFVRKIFELEVPEIYDKTVEIFKIVREPGYRTKIAVYSNRPDVDPVGACVGLKGVRIQAVVRELEGEKIDILKFETDPRDLIKNALSPANVKQVLILDEAKKHALAIVDEDQLSLAIGKQGLNVRLANRLVDWNIDVKTEAQFEEMDVTIASKQAINDLFNDDFEITRIAELPDISDRLVAILNRDNIEYIEDLVNLEADEMTQLDGLTEDDVELLQQIISENLEIIEEESDEEGQEESEPLDEESKEQYYEADEEDAEETDGDEDDYEEDEEEINLISELPGIPGHIVETLKAKGIVEIVDLLNMEDEEIAEIPGLNEDDVLTIQNIIMDTVEIIEEEDE, from the coding sequence ATGGCTTCAGGTCTTGCAGATGCAATACGGGCATTGGTTAGTGAAAAGGGGATCTCGGAAGATCTTGTTGTTCGAACCATTGAGGAGTTTCTCCTCGCTGCCTACAAGAAAACCTACGGAACCACAGATAATGCTGTGGTTAAATTTGATGAAGAAAACGGTGAAGTGGCAATCTATGCCCAGAAAGAAATTGTAGAAGACGTCTACAATCCGGTAAACGAAATTGAGCTTGATGAAGCAAAAAAGCTGAATACCGAGGCTGAAGTTGGCGATGAGCTGCTTATTGAAATAGATCCCAAGGAATTTGACCGGGTTGCAGTGCAGAGCGCCAAGCAGAAAGCCCGCCAGACTCTCAGAGAAATCCAGAAGGACACCCTCTACTCAGAATTCAAGGGGAAAGAGGGTGAGATGATCATTGGATATTATCAGAGGGAACGTAACGGAACTATTTTCGTGGACCTGGGGAAAACTGAAGGTCTCTTACCCCGGAGGTATCAGAGCCCCAGGGAAGCATACCGTCCTAACGATCGTATCAAAGCCATGATCTACGAGGTGAATAAAACCGCCTCCGGTCTGCAGATCATTCTCACCCGGACACATTCGGAATTCGTTCGGAAAATATTTGAACTTGAAGTTCCCGAAATTTACGATAAAACAGTCGAGATCTTTAAAATTGTACGTGAGCCCGGATACAGAACCAAGATTGCCGTCTACTCCAATCGTCCGGACGTTGATCCTGTTGGTGCATGTGTCGGACTGAAGGGTGTGCGGATTCAAGCCGTTGTCAGGGAGTTGGAGGGCGAGAAAATTGATATTCTCAAGTTCGAAACCGATCCCCGGGATCTCATTAAAAATGCTCTCAGTCCTGCCAATGTCAAACAGGTACTGATCCTGGATGAGGCAAAAAAACATGCTCTGGCAATTGTGGATGAAGATCAGCTGAGCCTGGCAATCGGAAAGCAGGGGCTGAATGTCCGTCTGGCCAACCGTCTTGTGGACTGGAACATCGATGTAAAAACCGAAGCACAGTTTGAAGAGATGGATGTTACCATTGCCAGCAAACAGGCGATTAATGACCTCTTCAACGACGATTTTGAGATCACCCGGATTGCAGAATTGCCCGATATCAGTGACCGGCTTGTCGCCATTCTGAATCGGGACAATATTGAGTATATCGAAGACCTTGTTAATCTCGAAGCTGACGAAATGACCCAGCTCGATGGTCTTACGGAAGACGATGTCGAACTTCTTCAGCAAATCATCAGTGAGAACCTTGAAATCATCGAGGAAGAATCCGACGAGGAAGGGCAGGAAGAGTCTGAACCCCTTGATGAGGAATCAAAAGAACAATACTATGAGGCTGATGAAGAAGATGCAGAAGAAACAGACGGTGATGAAGATGATTATGAAGAAGATGAAGAGGAGATCAATCTGATCTCAGAGCTGCCGGGTATACCGGGGCATATAGTGGAAACATTGAAGGCCAAGGGTATTGTGGAAATTGTGGATCTGCTGAATATGGAAGACGAAGAGATAGCAGAAATACCCGGGTTGAACGAAGACGATGTTCTCACAATTCAAAATATAATCATGGACACCGTTGAGATCATCGAAGAAGAAGATGAATAG
- a CDS encoding ribosome assembly cofactor RimP translates to MQEKPGALYEQLEPVIQGLGYTLIEASSANVKGRVHVNIIAFSENGIGTRECEEISRTILPRLEILLDNRDIALEVSSPGLERKFSSLLEFELFAGKAVKVLVGDQWFRGIISRVEEGEVVLIPEPRSGTKSGKKNGKPSSGKSESISETKK, encoded by the coding sequence ATGCAGGAAAAACCCGGAGCACTCTATGAACAGCTCGAGCCGGTAATTCAAGGTCTGGGATACACTCTCATTGAGGCCAGCAGCGCCAATGTAAAGGGACGGGTTCATGTGAATATCATTGCCTTCTCTGAAAACGGGATCGGTACCCGGGAATGCGAGGAAATCAGCAGGACTATTCTTCCCAGATTGGAGATCCTGTTGGATAATCGTGATATCGCGCTGGAGGTAAGCTCCCCAGGGCTGGAGCGTAAATTTTCAAGCCTGCTTGAATTTGAACTTTTTGCCGGAAAAGCAGTAAAGGTCCTGGTGGGAGATCAATGGTTCCGGGGAATCATTTCCCGGGTGGAAGAAGGGGAGGTCGTCCTGATCCCCGAGCCCAGGAGCGGAACCAAAAGCGGAAAAAAGAATGGAAAACCATCTTCCGGAAAATCGGAATCTATCAGTGAAACAAAAAAATAA
- a CDS encoding ComF family protein, translating to MELLRPGSSNSSRRESGLSLCGVYSGKLAELIIRYKKGYDSRLSATLAAFLLPHVLQCIDERGWKGFTTILTHPPGSRKSRMYRGYDHMAKICRHLSSWLGSKYQYPVIYRQFLSRKSSAAQKSLNREERLLNVADSFQIKRRIVNACVAGSDPDTTGIILLDDVVTTGATLVYSRQLLREAGFHQVAAIALASD from the coding sequence ATGGAACTTCTCAGGCCGGGCTCATCCAATTCATCCCGAAGAGAATCCGGTTTGTCACTTTGCGGAGTATACAGCGGAAAACTGGCGGAATTGATCATCCGATATAAAAAAGGATATGACAGCAGATTGTCGGCAACTCTGGCCGCCTTCCTGCTGCCCCATGTTCTTCAATGCATAGATGAACGGGGGTGGAAAGGCTTCACCACGATTCTTACCCATCCTCCGGGATCACGGAAAAGTCGGATGTATCGGGGATACGATCATATGGCGAAAATATGCCGGCATCTCTCTTCATGGCTGGGCTCAAAATATCAATATCCGGTAATCTATCGTCAGTTTCTCAGCCGAAAATCCTCCGCCGCCCAGAAATCATTGAACAGGGAAGAGCGTCTTCTCAATGTTGCCGATTCCTTTCAGATTAAACGCCGGATAGTGAACGCGTGTGTTGCCGGATCTGATCCGGATACTACCGGGATAATTCTTCTTGATGATGTGGTAACTACCGGAGCGACGTTGGTGTACAGCCGTCAGCTTCTTCGGGAAGCGGGTTTTCATCAGGTGGCAGCCATCGCTCTCGCATCAGACTGA
- a CDS encoding MutS-related protein, producing MAGKSTFLRQNALILLMGQIGSFVPAESARLGIADRIFCRVGASDNLARGESTFLVEMNETAHILRQATRQSLVIMDEVGRGTSTQDGLSIAWAVSDYILDHLQCRTFFATHFHELSDLKHKGMVNLSLQVSEEDGEILFLNKVIEGPSNNSYGIHVAQIAGIPDEVIFRAGEILDQIQQSSSGLNISANSSNRKGSRKMASGGFQRGLFGQDEMVLQEIKHLDLNTCTPIEALNHLSRMQKHLKE from the coding sequence ATGGCCGGAAAAAGTACGTTCCTGCGGCAAAACGCCTTGATTCTTTTAATGGGACAGATCGGCAGTTTCGTTCCCGCAGAGTCGGCCAGACTGGGTATTGCCGACCGGATTTTCTGCAGAGTGGGAGCTTCGGATAATCTTGCCAGAGGTGAGTCCACTTTTCTCGTGGAAATGAATGAAACCGCTCATATTCTCAGGCAGGCAACCCGCCAGAGTCTTGTGATCATGGACGAGGTGGGGCGGGGTACAAGTACCCAGGACGGACTTTCCATAGCCTGGGCGGTGAGCGATTATATTCTTGACCATCTGCAGTGCCGCACGTTTTTCGCCACCCATTTTCATGAATTGTCCGACTTGAAACACAAAGGCATGGTAAATCTTTCATTGCAGGTGAGTGAAGAAGACGGTGAGATTCTTTTTCTCAACAAGGTAATAGAGGGGCCCTCCAATAATTCCTACGGGATTCATGTGGCTCAGATAGCCGGGATTCCCGATGAAGTGATTTTTCGTGCCGGTGAGATTTTGGACCAAATACAGCAGAGCAGTTCAGGGCTGAACATATCTGCAAACAGCAGCAACCGCAAAGGAAGCCGCAAAATGGCTTCAGGGGGATTTCAGCGGGGACTTTTCGGGCAGGATGAAATGGTACTCCAGGAGATTAAACATCTGGATCTGAATACCTGCACCCCCATTGAAGCCCTCAATCATCTCAGCCGCATGCAGAAACATCTAAAAGAGTGA
- the mutS gene encoding DNA mismatch repair protein MutS: protein MSDSTPMMQQYERIKSSHRDKILFFRLGDFYEMFKTDAKEASRVLGLTLTARNGIPMCGIPFHAASSYIPKLLEAGKKVAICEQTKMPEGGKGIAERQVVEILTPGTVFDEEFLKTGDHNFIASFSASESDPGRLSFSCIDVSTGNLILNSFASADMKSGLLRELARYNPREILIQETLFQSYPWLNQELGRSSLIINRFPDWHYSGSNGYGLLCDIMSLQNLKSYGLEPSNPELDSLSPLLQYVEENAGRKIRHINSLRVVQDDDHMLIDNNSQKNLELIRNTSDGSENQSLFTIINQTRTSMGRRLLKQWILEPLVDVSEIRRRQDFVELLYHDQLLLNRCRDILGKALDLPRLSARVAMEKAHPKDMKAIQNSLHSQLNLYELLHHSPLAEIFNAGSIPELKRAADMIGDAILDDPPTQINEGGIIRRGYDALVDELTDTESNAQDLLDAYLAREKELSGIGNLKIKFNKVVGYFLEVSKAQVKNIPCHFEPRQSLVNADRYTTAELQELAQRISSSRDQRMQREQELFIQLRNKVGEQLPVLQEAGEILAALDCIQSFAYQATLKGYTRPEMIEKQLMEIQGGGIRWWKHFWKTPPLFPTTPGSAETATIIFISSPVRIWPEKVRSCGKTP, encoded by the coding sequence ATGTCAGATTCAACCCCTATGATGCAGCAGTACGAACGGATTAAATCCAGCCACAGAGACAAGATACTTTTCTTTCGTCTTGGTGATTTTTATGAAATGTTTAAAACAGATGCAAAAGAGGCCAGCAGAGTTCTTGGCCTGACCCTGACTGCCCGGAACGGGATTCCCATGTGCGGAATTCCCTTTCATGCTGCCAGTTCCTATATTCCCAAGCTGCTTGAAGCCGGTAAAAAGGTTGCCATTTGCGAGCAGACGAAAATGCCTGAGGGAGGGAAGGGTATCGCAGAACGTCAGGTCGTGGAGATCCTGACGCCGGGTACAGTTTTTGACGAAGAGTTTCTGAAGACCGGCGACCACAATTTTATTGCCAGTTTCTCCGCATCAGAATCAGATCCCGGTCGTTTAAGCTTTTCATGCATCGACGTTTCCACGGGAAATCTGATTCTTAACAGTTTCGCTTCCGCTGATATGAAAAGCGGTCTCTTGAGAGAACTGGCCCGGTACAATCCCCGTGAAATACTGATTCAGGAAACTCTTTTTCAATCCTACCCCTGGCTGAACCAAGAGCTTGGGCGAAGCAGTCTCATCATTAATCGCTTTCCGGACTGGCATTACAGCGGTTCCAACGGATACGGTCTCCTCTGCGATATCATGTCACTTCAGAATTTGAAATCCTACGGCCTTGAACCTTCCAATCCCGAGCTTGATTCACTGAGCCCGCTTCTCCAGTATGTGGAGGAAAACGCCGGCAGAAAGATCCGCCACATCAATTCTCTCAGGGTTGTCCAGGATGATGATCACATGCTCATCGATAATAATTCCCAGAAAAATCTGGAATTGATTCGGAATACCTCAGACGGCAGTGAGAATCAGAGTTTGTTTACCATTATCAATCAGACCCGAACCTCCATGGGGCGACGGCTTCTCAAGCAATGGATTCTCGAACCCCTTGTTGATGTATCAGAAATCAGACGGAGACAGGATTTTGTTGAGCTGCTTTACCATGATCAACTGCTCCTGAACCGTTGCCGGGATATTCTCGGGAAGGCACTTGATCTGCCGCGCCTCTCTGCCCGGGTAGCCATGGAGAAAGCCCATCCTAAAGATATGAAGGCGATCCAAAACTCACTTCACAGTCAGCTGAATCTGTACGAACTGCTGCATCACAGTCCCCTGGCCGAAATATTTAATGCCGGTTCCATACCGGAGCTGAAGCGGGCGGCGGATATGATCGGCGATGCAATTCTTGATGATCCTCCCACCCAAATCAATGAGGGTGGGATCATTCGCCGGGGATATGATGCGCTGGTTGACGAACTGACAGACACGGAGTCTAACGCCCAGGATTTGCTGGATGCATATCTTGCAAGAGAAAAAGAGCTCAGCGGAATTGGAAACCTGAAAATTAAATTCAACAAGGTGGTGGGATATTTTCTGGAGGTGTCCAAGGCCCAGGTAAAAAATATCCCGTGTCATTTTGAACCCCGCCAGAGTCTGGTGAATGCCGACAGATATACCACCGCTGAACTGCAGGAGCTTGCGCAGCGAATAAGCAGCTCCCGGGACCAGCGTATGCAGAGGGAGCAGGAACTTTTTATTCAGCTCAGAAACAAGGTTGGGGAGCAGCTGCCGGTCCTTCAGGAGGCCGGGGAAATTCTTGCGGCTCTTGACTGTATCCAAAGTTTTGCATATCAGGCCACTCTGAAAGGGTACACCCGCCCTGAAATGATCGAAAAGCAGTTAATGGAAATTCAGGGGGGCGGCATCCGGTGGTGGAAGCATTTCTGGAAAACTCCGCCTTTGTTCCCAACGACACCCGGATCAGCGGAAACGGCGACGATTATTTTCATCTCATCACCGGTCCGAATATGGCCGGAAAAAGTACGTTCCTGCGGCAAAACGCCTTGA
- a CDS encoding STAS domain-containing protein gives MEHFCFKRESETLYLRGSGRLTSQNSEEFKNTVFSFLNTQALRKVLFDLSQCDYMDSTFLGVLVGIYKKMRGHGDFCIVKPSEEATQHLKSMGMDKIITIQMEMTDFPGDMGSCPNIPTKDAESILHAHKNLMELSQTNARKFSLLASVLERQIQHSGSSKNQC, from the coding sequence ATGGAACACTTCTGCTTCAAACGGGAATCGGAAACCCTCTATCTGCGGGGAAGCGGCAGGCTTACTTCGCAGAACAGCGAGGAATTTAAAAATACGGTTTTCAGTTTCCTGAACACACAGGCATTGCGGAAAGTCCTGTTTGATCTTTCCCAGTGCGACTATATGGATTCCACCTTTCTTGGAGTTTTGGTGGGAATATATAAAAAAATGAGAGGGCACGGCGATTTCTGCATCGTCAAACCCTCGGAAGAAGCCACCCAGCACCTGAAAAGCATGGGTATGGACAAAATCATTACGATCCAGATGGAAATGACCGATTTCCCCGGAGACATGGGCAGTTGCCCCAACATACCTACCAAAGACGCCGAATCAATTCTTCATGCACACAAAAACCTGATGGAACTTTCCCAGACCAATGCACGTAAATTTTCTCTTCTCGCAAGCGTTCTGGAGCGTCAGATTCAACACAGCGGCAGCAGCAAAAATCAGTGCTGA
- a CDS encoding OmpH family outer membrane protein encodes MEKTIRKFAIAAILIIFAASGIAAEQLTTVGVVDITRVYNSFFADSTAVRELENLKEEIQQELDGHVAILRRLQEQKLDAESDGDEDEALRLDEEIYEKQQYIQDFQRIKQRQLYDRQQRLLNSETFLSELQSAISFVAEANGFTVVVSSNDDKLLWWSQEVDITNLVLERLRATAR; translated from the coding sequence ATGGAGAAAACCATTAGAAAATTCGCCATTGCGGCAATCCTGATTATATTCGCAGCATCGGGCATCGCAGCCGAGCAGCTGACAACCGTGGGAGTGGTGGACATTACCAGAGTGTACAATTCATTTTTCGCCGATTCCACGGCAGTGAGGGAGCTGGAAAATCTGAAAGAAGAGATCCAGCAGGAACTGGACGGCCACGTGGCCATCCTGCGGCGGCTTCAGGAGCAAAAACTGGACGCCGAGTCAGACGGGGACGAGGATGAAGCCCTTCGCCTGGATGAAGAGATCTACGAAAAGCAGCAGTATATTCAGGACTTTCAGCGGATCAAGCAGCGCCAGCTATATGATCGTCAGCAGCGCCTGCTGAATTCTGAAACCTTTCTCAGCGAACTTCAAAGTGCAATCAGTTTCGTGGCCGAGGCGAACGGGTTCACTGTGGTGGTATCCTCCAACGACGATAAACTGCTGTGGTGGAGTCAGGAAGTGGACATCACCAATCTGGTTCTGGAACGGCTGAGGGCTACCGCCCGCTGA